From Brucella anthropi ATCC 49188:
GCAGGGCGTCGACTTTTCCGGCGAAGCTGCATTGTACGAACTGATTGCGAAACTGCGCGACGACACAGGCTGCGGCGTGCTGCTGATTTCGCACGACCTGCATCTGGTCATGGCGGCGACCGACCGCGTCATCTGCCTCAACGGGCATGTATGCTGCAGCGGGACGCCGCGCGATGTGACGGCGAGCCCTGAATATATGCGGCTGTTTGGCAGCCGGGCCGTCGGACCGCTTGCCGTTTATGAGCATCATCACGATCACACGCATCTGCCGGACGGGCGCGTGCTTCATGCCGACGGTTCCGTGACGGATCACTGCCACGCCGATGACGGCCATCATCATGACCATGAACACGGGCATGATCATGAACATCATCATCACGAAGGGAGCGCGCCGCGTGCTTGACGATTTCTTCACCCGCGCCATCATCGCCGGTGTCGGGCTTGCGCTCACGACCGGACCGCTCGGCTGCTTCATCGTCTGGCGGCGCATGGCCTATTTCGGCGATACCATGGCGCATTCCGCCCTGCTCGGCGTGGCGCTGGCGCTCATTTTCGACATCAATATGATGATCGGCGTGTTCGCCGTTGCCGTGGCGATTTCAGCCATTCTGCTGCTCTTGCAGCGCCGACACACATTGTCGGCGGATTCGCTGCTCGGCATCCTGTCCCATGCCACGCTGTCGCTTGGCCTCGTCCTCGTTGCCTTCATGACATGGGTGCGCGTCGACCTGCTGTCGTTCCTGTTCGGCGATATTCTGGCTGTCTCGCGAATGGATATCGCCTTCATCTATGGCGGCGGGGTGTTTGTGCTGGCGGTTCTGGCCTGGTTGTGGCGTCCTTTCCTTGCTGCCACCGTCAGCGAGGATATTGCCCGCGCCGAAGGCATGAACCCTGCCCTGTCGCGCATTGTTTTCATGCTGCTTCTGGCCATCGTCATCGCCATTGCGATGAAGATCGTCGGAATTCTATTGATCACCTCGCTGCTGATCATTCCGGCAGCGACGGCACGCCGCTTTTCCTCCACACCCGAACAGATGGCCATTCTGGCCTCACTGATCGGTGCTGCGGGGGTTATCGGCGGACTTTATGGTTCCATTCATTTCGACACGCCATCCGGCCCTTCAATCGTGGTCGCGGCGCTTGCCATTTTCATTTTGAGCCTGCTACCCCTACATAAGAGGGAACAGGCATCACCGAAACGGATCGCTGGACAATGAGCACGCATCACCATCATCACGCCCCGCAGGACCTCACCCGCAATCAGACACTGGTTTTCGACGTTTTGTCCAAAGCGGAAGGCCCACTCAGCGCCTATACGATCCTCGACCAGTTGCGTGACGACGGTTTCCGCGCGCCGTTGCAGGTCTATCGCGCACTGGAAAAGCTGCTCGATTACGGGATGATTCATCGCCTTGAAAGCCTCAACGCCTTCGTTGCCTGCGCGCATCCGCAATGCCATCAGCAGGGTCTGGTGGCTTTCGCGATTTGCGAGAAATGCGGTCAGGTGACGGAATTCTCCGACGCGGCGATCGAGAACCTTGTCAGCGCCTGGAGCCTTCAGAACGGTTTCAAGTCGCGCAAGACGACACTGGAGCTGCGCGGCCTCTGCGAAGCTTGTGGCGAGCACTGACAAACAGGAACCTGTTCAAGGTAACCATGTCCGCAAAATCCCGGTTTAAAAAGTAACGCATCGGCAATCGAAACCTGCTAGATTAGTCTCAGGGGAATAGCAGGTAAGATTTTGATATGGCACGGGTTAAGCCATCCCACGAACGTCGTAGGGAAGAGAGACAGCGTACAAGGCTGCGCTCCGGAAAGATCGTGGGGCTCGATGGGCGTTTCATCATCGAATGCCAGTTCAGCGATATCGCGCCCCATGGCGCCAAGCTGAGAACTGTCGAAGTCCCGACCCTGCCCGAACGCTTCTGGCTGTTTGACGATTATTACGGACGCGCGCTTCTGGCCCGCGTGGCCTGGCGGGATGGTCGTGAAATGGGTGTGGAGCTTGTATCCGACCCGGCGGTCGCACCGCTCGATGACGAGCGCCTCGCCCAGCTTGCAGGAAAATACTATTCGCTGTGACTGACAGGCTCTGCGTTGGCCTGCTTCTCTGACTGCTTGGCCGGTGCCGTCGGTGTCGGCGTGCCGCGCATGTTCATGGCACGGATTTCTTCCGCTGAAATATAGTTGAACTGCTCGACCAGAAGGTCCTTGATGACCGGCTCGGGGAACCGCGCATTGAGATCGGTGATGATCGAGGCACGAACGTCCTCGAAACTCACCTTCTCGACCTCTTTCGTATCCGAATAGCTGCCATAGAATTTACGGAATATCTCATCGTTGATGAAGAATTCGAGCGGCACGGTCAGCTTCTTGCGAATGTTCGAATCGACCGTATAGACAAGCTGCGTCACCACATAACCGGCGACGCCGCCATTCGAGATGATCGGCACGCTCATCACATCTGTCTTGACGTAATCCACGCCGCCAAATCCACTGGTCGCCGCCTGCGCCTCACCCGAAGATGAGACGTTCTGGCGAACCGCCAGGAAAAGCGAGCCGAAAGCGACGGCACAAATCCACAGACCGATGGCAATGATGCGGATCATCGTGCGTGACCGAGCCTCACACTCTGCATGCTGTAGGTGCCGTCCGCTTCCTGCGTTTCCAGCGCACCGCGAATGAGATCAGCCAACTCACCGACGGCCCGCAGATGCAGCTGCAGCGCTTCGCAATTCCTCTCGAGCTTCTGCTTCAGGCTGTCGAGCAGCGGCTGAAGCCGCTTCATCGTCGCCGGTTCGGCAGCACTGGCCGCTTTCTTGATCGCCTTGTTGAAATCATAAAGCCCACGGCTCTTGCGGGAGTTGATTTCCGCCAGATCCGGATTGCCGCCCTCCAGAAGAAGACGCGTTTCAGTATCGATGACATCTTCCAGACGTTGGATTGCCCGCACGACCGGCTTCAATGTGGGGTTCTCGGCCGGTTCCTCTGCCAGCGCCTGACCCGGTTCGCTCGTGACAGTGACGATTTGCGAATCCTCTGGCGGCAGGCTGTTTTCAGAGCTTGTCTCGGTCATTTAGGGGTCCTCAATTATGAAGCATGGCGGACGCTATGGTTGCGGGCCAATCAGCCGCGCGCGCTGTCCGTATCGCTGTTGTTGTCGAGTTGCTTTTGAATGAGCTTGCGTTCGAAGCCATGCA
This genomic window contains:
- a CDS encoding flagellar protein FlgN gives rise to the protein MTETSSENSLPPEDSQIVTVTSEPGQALAEEPAENPTLKPVVRAIQRLEDVIDTETRLLLEGGNPDLAEINSRKSRGLYDFNKAIKKAASAAEPATMKRLQPLLDSLKQKLERNCEALQLHLRAVGELADLIRGALETQEADGTYSMQSVRLGHAR
- a CDS encoding Fur family transcriptional regulator produces the protein MSTHHHHHAPQDLTRNQTLVFDVLSKAEGPLSAYTILDQLRDDGFRAPLQVYRALEKLLDYGMIHRLESLNAFVACAHPQCHQQGLVAFAICEKCGQVTEFSDAAIENLVSAWSLQNGFKSRKTTLELRGLCEACGEH
- a CDS encoding PilZ domain-containing protein; translated protein: MARVKPSHERRREERQRTRLRSGKIVGLDGRFIIECQFSDIAPHGAKLRTVEVPTLPERFWLFDDYYGRALLARVAWRDGREMGVELVSDPAVAPLDDERLAQLAGKYYSL
- the znuB gene encoding zinc ABC transporter permease subunit ZnuB; this encodes MIMNIIITKGARRVLDDFFTRAIIAGVGLALTTGPLGCFIVWRRMAYFGDTMAHSALLGVALALIFDINMMIGVFAVAVAISAILLLLQRRHTLSADSLLGILSHATLSLGLVLVAFMTWVRVDLLSFLFGDILAVSRMDIAFIYGGGVFVLAVLAWLWRPFLAATVSEDIARAEGMNPALSRIVFMLLLAIVIAIAMKIVGILLITSLLIIPAATARRFSSTPEQMAILASLIGAAGVIGGLYGSIHFDTPSGPSIVVAALAIFILSLLPLHKREQASPKRIAGQ